In Solanum pennellii chromosome 7, SPENNV200, the following are encoded in one genomic region:
- the LOC107024183 gene encoding uncharacterized protein LOC107024183, with protein sequence MAFELPSDLIQQAKILTRTEAGLPDYLPDDSSLPAMPSLSATVAAFDPSPPYLRCKHCQGRLLRGLQSLICIYCGHKLHQNPDVAPEPISFKSTVGYQWFLQALRLDGSEKVGAATEKNQVNKGPSSPHDEVLLSDFLDLKIRWPTELETDNTIMTKKLELSKSSYDPTGFDLDNFLSFPKRENISSAHKEQTVTSDNIGSAANKTVGSHEDLSLFENLRSAEPAVTSSNIQTSDDFSGWQADFQAAGSGEQNVSNESSSPLSSAVGSGGQHSFAAFDTYTSSTVSSGNHEGSKSTDALVGSDIDLSAQLDTVFGTTGGPTDGKLKDVVEVPPAANDWPAVDLWDSANLEASQKAGEILPISRPKNAELQNSSDDPSTSIDWFQDDTWQTHNAPAPKHDTTNGDLDSFDEWNTLTSSAPTKDPFENVPVPELDTTNGDHDSFDEWNTFATSTPSKDPFENMLAQSNSDNNNDAELTNFSSNLEDMDFGSFSQSDPFSGAPGKEGVSAEGNGDILEAPTIFSTVDTPSKVGDDAGHASENAAIHAESNPSKNDMNIESIMSQMHDLSFMLETNLSIPSKSNISSPKD encoded by the exons ATGGCGTTCGAGCTCCCAAGTGATCTGATCCAACAAGCCAAGATCTTGACCCGAACCGAAGCGGGTCTACCCGACTACCTCCCTGATGACTCATCACTTCCGGCCATGCCTTCTCTTTCCGCCACCGTCGCCGCCTTCGATCCTTCTCCACCCTATCTCCGCTGTAAGCACTGCCAAGGTAGGCTTCTCAGAGGGCTCCAGTCCTTGATTTGCATATATTGTGGCCACAAATTGCACCAAAACCCTGACGTTGCTCCTGAACCCATTTCATTTAAGTCCACTGTGGGCTATCAATGGTTTCTCCAAGCTCTTCGCCTTGATGGATCG GAGAAGGTTGGAGCAGCTACTGAAAAGAATCAGGTGAACAAGGGGCCGAGTTCACCTCATGATGAAGTTCTTTTATCTGATTTCCTTGATCTGAAAATAAGATGGCCAACTGAGCTGGAGACAGACAACACTATCATGACCAAGAAGCTAGAGCTAAGCAAAAGCTCTTACGATCCGACTGGATTTGACTTGgataactttctttcttttccaaaGAGGGAGAACATATCCAGTGCGCACAAAGAACAGACCGTCACAAGCGATAATATTGGGTCTGCAGCAAATAAAACAGTTGGAAGCCACGAGGATCTTAGTTTGTTTGAGAATCTCAGATCTGCTGAACCAGCTGTGACCTCGTCTAATATACAAACAAGTGATGACTTTTCTGGATGGCAAGCAGATTTTCAAGCTGCTGGTTCAGGAGAGCAGAATGTGTCCAACGAATCTAGCTCTCCTCTAAGTTCTGCAGTTGGTTCTGGGGGTCAGCATTCCTTTGCAGCGTTTGACACTTATACGAGTTCCACAGTTAGTTCTGGAAACCATGAGGGTTCCAAATCAACTGATGCTTTGGTTGGCTCAGATATTGATCTTTCTGCTCAGTTAGACACAGTTTTTGGAACCACAGGAGGCCCAACAGATGGGAAACTGAAGGACGTTGTAGAAGTCCCTCCTGCAGCGAATGACTGGCCAGCAGTTGACCTGTGGGATAGTGCAAATCTGGAAGCATCACAGAAAGCTGGGGAAATTCTTCCAATTTCCAGACCCAAGAATGCTGAATTACAAAATAGTTCAGACGACCCCTCAACTAGCATTGATTGGTTTCAAGATGACACATGGCAGACTCATaatgcacctgcacctaaacaCGATACAACAAATGGAGATCTTGATTCGTTTGATGAGTGGAATACTCTTACCTCCTCCGCACCCACCAAAGATCCATTTGAGAATGTACCTGTACCTGAACTTGATACAACAAATGGAGATCATGATTCTTTTGATGAGTGGAATACTTTTGCCACCTCTACACCCAGCAAAGATCCATTTGAGAATATGCTGGCGCAAAGCAACAGTGACAATAACAATGATGCAGAACTAACAAATTTTAGTTCAAATCTTGAAGATATGGATTTTGGCAGTTTTTCGCAGTCAGATCCTTTTTCAGGTGCACCTGGCAAAGAAGGTGTTTCTGCGGAAGGGAATGGAGATATTTTGGAAGCTCCTACCATATTCAG TACCGTTGATACCCCAAGCAAGGTTGGTGACGATGCTGGACATGCTTCAGAGAATGCAGCCATTCATGCTGAATCAAATCCATCGaagaatgatatgaatataGAAAGTATAATGTCACAGATGCATGATCTTTCTTTTATGCTCGAGACCAATCTATCCATTCCCTCAAAATCCAACATTTCTTCTCCCAAGGATTGA